The stretch of DNA GTGGTTTTGCGCTGGTTTACGATCCAACGCAAAAATTCGCGTATCGCTACAACAATGAGCTGATTGACACCAATCTGATCAATGGCGAAGCCTACGGCGCGATCCGTGCATTCTTGAAAGACAAGATCAAAGCGCACGCTGATTTGACTGGTTCTAGCAAAGCGGCTGAGCTGCTGGCGAACTTTGACGAAGCAGTGGATTACTTCTGGTTGGTGAAACCAAAAGTCGCCAAGCTCGATGCCTTGTTGAAAGACTAAGTGTATGAGGTTGTGGGTAGCATAGCTGCCCACAACAGAATAAGTATTGATTTGGATGTGCAGGGTATATGCCCGTAAGCCACTATCTGATTCGCATTGAGGTTTATACCCATGTCAGACGTGTTTCAGTTTCTGAATGTACCGCGCAATCCGGGCGAAAAAGTTGCCGTTGAAAAGCGCAAATTTGTATTTAAAGAAATCTACAGCCCATTGGATAAAGTAACGTCTGGCGAGCAAGCTGGTCGTTGCCTGTCCTGTGGTAACCCCTATTGCTCGTGGGAGTGCCCGGTGCACAACCACATTCCACACTGGCTCAAGCTGGTTGACGAAGGCAAATTGTTTGAAGCGGCTGAGCTGAGCCACAAAACCAACTCATTGCCAGAAATTTGCGGCCGTGTTTGCCCGCAAGATCGTCTGTGTGAAGGCGCGTGTACGCTGAACCAAGTGGATGCGGGTGCCGTATCGATTGGTTCGGTTGAAAAATACATTACCGATGAAGCCTTCAAAGCGGGCTGGCGTCCAGATATGTCTGGCGTGATTCCGACGGGGAAAAAAGTAGCCGTGATCGGCGCTGGCCCAGCTGGTTTGGGTTGCGCGGATATCTTGGTACGCAACGGTGTTACGCCCGTGGTGTTTGATCGCTACGAAGAAATCGGCGGCTTGCTGACTTTTGGTATTCCAGAATTCAAACTCGAAAAAGAAGTGATCGCGACCCGTCGTAAGATCATGGAAGAAATGGGTGTTGAATTCCGTCTGAAAACTGAAATCGGTAAAGACGTTACCATCGAAACCCTGCTGGCTGATTACGATGCCGTATTCATGGGCATGGGCGCGTACAAGTATATGAAAGGCGGTATTGCTGGCGAAGAGCTGCCAGGCGTGCTCGAAGCCTTGCCATTCTTGGTGAACAACGTGCGTAACAGCATGGGGACATTGGAAGGTGAAGCTTTCGTTTCAATGCAAGGCAAGCGCGTGGTGGTACTCGGTGGTGGCGATACTGCGATGGATTGCAACCGCACTTCAATTCGCCAAGGCGCAGCCAGCGTAATCTGTGCTTACCGCCGTGACGAAGAAAACATGCCGGGCTCAAAACGTGAAGTAGCCAATGCCAAAGAAGAAGGCGTCGAATTCGCGTGGAACAGCCAGCCAGTTAAAATTGAAAAGAATACTGATGGCAGCCTGGCGCTGACGCTGGTTTCTACTCAATTGGGCGCACCGGATGAGAAAGGTCGTCGCCGTCCAGAATTGGTAGCCGGTTCTGAGCGTGTGATCGAGTGCGATCACGTAATCGTGGCCTTTGGTTTCTCGGTAGAGCCAGAATCATGGTTTGACGCGCAAGGCGTAAAAACTGACGACTGGGGTCGCACGATTGCAGCTGAGAAGCAAACGTTCAAACACCAGACTTCTAACCCGAAAATTTTCGCCGGTGGCGACCAAGTTCGTGGCGCAGATCTCGTTGTGCGTGCAGTTTATGAAGGTCGTAACGCTGCTGAGGGTATACTTGCTTACTTGGGCGAGTGGTAATCCAGTAAAAGTAAAAAAAGCCCCGCTTGCGGGGCTTTTTTTATGCACAAGGGTGCGAACGTGAATCAGCAGCAACAAATCAAACAAGGGCAGCAATTGCTACGACAAGGCTTGGTGAGTAATGCCTTGAAAACGTGGCTTGATGGTTTAAGTCAAAGCACTAACATTCCCGAAGAGTTGCCATATTGGGTGGTGCTGGGTGGCTATTTTCGCGCTGCCGGGCAGGCCGAGCGCGCCTTAAGCCTGCATCAACATGCGTATGGGTTAATGGGGTCTGATGCCTATTTGCGTAG from Chitinibacter fontanus encodes:
- a CDS encoding FAD-dependent oxidoreductase, coding for MSDVFQFLNVPRNPGEKVAVEKRKFVFKEIYSPLDKVTSGEQAGRCLSCGNPYCSWECPVHNHIPHWLKLVDEGKLFEAAELSHKTNSLPEICGRVCPQDRLCEGACTLNQVDAGAVSIGSVEKYITDEAFKAGWRPDMSGVIPTGKKVAVIGAGPAGLGCADILVRNGVTPVVFDRYEEIGGLLTFGIPEFKLEKEVIATRRKIMEEMGVEFRLKTEIGKDVTIETLLADYDAVFMGMGAYKYMKGGIAGEELPGVLEALPFLVNNVRNSMGTLEGEAFVSMQGKRVVVLGGGDTAMDCNRTSIRQGAASVICAYRRDEENMPGSKREVANAKEEGVEFAWNSQPVKIEKNTDGSLALTLVSTQLGAPDEKGRRRPELVAGSERVIECDHVIVAFGFSVEPESWFDAQGVKTDDWGRTIAAEKQTFKHQTSNPKIFAGGDQVRGADLVVRAVYEGRNAAEGILAYLGEW